One genomic segment of Pseudonocardia sp. T1-2H includes these proteins:
- the amrS gene encoding AmmeMemoRadiSam system radical SAM enzyme → MTSEISLDDRYTVPGRYWHQLGDGRVQCDVCPRACRLREGQRGLCFVRGRVGDQVVLTSWGRSSGFCVDPIEKKPLNHFLPGSAVLSFGTAGCNLACRFCQNWDISKSREIDRLTDAAGPDDIADAAIRLGCRSVAMTYNDPVIFLEYAVDVADACRARGIKAVAVTAGYIGDEPRRELFAHLDAANVDLKAFTDDFYHRVSAGHLQPVLDTLVHLRHCTDVWFEITTLLIPGHNDSDAEIDAECGWIADHLGPDVPLHFTAFHPDFKMRDVPPTPPATLTRARRIAQRHGLRYVYTGNVHDTDGGRTTCPGCGAAVVERNWHVIGRYELTDHGRCTACGTTLAGRYDGPVGEWGRRRLPLSIAELGER, encoded by the coding sequence GTGACTTCCGAGATCAGCCTGGACGACCGGTACACGGTACCCGGCCGCTACTGGCACCAGCTCGGCGACGGGCGGGTGCAGTGTGACGTGTGCCCGCGGGCGTGCCGGTTGCGCGAGGGCCAGCGCGGCCTGTGCTTCGTCCGCGGCCGGGTCGGCGACCAGGTGGTGCTCACCTCGTGGGGCCGGTCCAGCGGGTTCTGCGTCGACCCGATCGAGAAGAAGCCGCTGAACCATTTCCTGCCCGGCAGCGCGGTGTTGTCGTTCGGCACCGCGGGTTGCAACTTGGCCTGCCGGTTCTGCCAGAACTGGGACATCTCCAAGTCCCGCGAGATCGACCGCCTGACCGATGCCGCCGGCCCCGACGACATCGCCGACGCCGCAATACGGCTGGGGTGCCGCAGCGTCGCGATGACCTACAACGACCCGGTGATCTTCCTGGAGTACGCCGTCGACGTCGCCGACGCCTGCCGGGCCCGGGGGATCAAGGCGGTGGCCGTCACCGCGGGCTATATCGGCGATGAGCCGCGGCGGGAGTTGTTCGCCCACCTTGACGCCGCGAACGTGGACCTCAAGGCCTTCACCGACGACTTCTACCACCGGGTCTCCGCCGGGCACCTGCAACCGGTTCTGGACACGCTGGTTCATCTGCGGCACTGCACCGATGTCTGGTTCGAGATCACCACCCTGCTGATCCCCGGGCACAACGACTCCGACGCGGAAATCGACGCCGAGTGCGGATGGATCGCCGACCACCTCGGGCCCGACGTGCCCTTGCACTTCACCGCCTTCCACCCCGATTTCAAGATGCGCGACGTCCCGCCCACTCCGCCGGCGACGCTCACCCGGGCCCGCCGCATCGCCCAGCGGCACGGACTGCGCTACGTCTACACCGGCAACGTCCACGACACCGACGGGGGGCGGACCACCTGTCCCGGCTGCGGCGCGGCGGTGGTCGAGCGGAACTGGCACGTCATCGGCCGCTACGAGCTCACCGACCACGGCCGCTGCACGGCATGCGGAACCACACTCGCCGGTCGGTACGACGGCCCGGTCGGCGAGTGGGGCCGGCGGCGGCTGCCATTGTCGATCGCCGAGCTCGGCGAGCGCTGA
- a CDS encoding citrate synthase, with protein sequence MSEQNGPDRTATLHYPGGEYEMPIVEATEGAGGLRVDSMLGETGLTGLDPGFVNTGACRSEITYIDGEAGILRYRGYPIDQLAQRSTFLEVSYLLIYGQLPNKAQLERFTGQIQRHTLLHEDLKQFFRGFPADAHPMPVLSSAVSALSTFYQSSLDPFDEPNVDLSSVRLLAKVPTIAAYAYKKSIGQPLLYPDNALGLVENFLRLTFGLPAETYQVDPEVARALDMLFILHADHEQNCSTSTVRMVGSAQANLFASISAGINALFGPRHGGANAAVLTMLESIRDDHGNPDAFVTKVKNKEPGVRLMGFGHRVYRNYDPRAAIVRDAARGIIDRLGGGDELLDIAQRLEEIALGDDYFIERKLYPNVDFYTGLIYKAMGFPTEMFPVLFAIGRLPGWIAHWREMIDDPDTRIARPRQLYTGPPQRDFVSVGDR encoded by the coding sequence ATGTCCGAGCAGAATGGTCCTGACCGCACGGCCACCCTGCACTATCCCGGTGGCGAGTACGAGATGCCGATCGTGGAGGCGACCGAGGGCGCCGGCGGGCTGCGCGTCGACTCGATGCTGGGCGAGACCGGGCTGACCGGTCTCGACCCCGGCTTCGTCAATACCGGGGCGTGCCGGTCCGAGATCACCTACATCGACGGCGAGGCCGGCATCCTGCGCTACCGCGGCTACCCGATCGATCAGCTCGCGCAGCGTTCCACGTTCCTCGAGGTGAGCTACCTGCTCATCTACGGGCAACTACCGAACAAGGCGCAGCTCGAGCGGTTCACCGGGCAGATCCAGCGCCACACGCTGCTGCACGAGGACCTGAAGCAGTTCTTCCGCGGTTTCCCGGCCGACGCGCACCCGATGCCGGTGCTGTCCTCGGCGGTTTCGGCGCTGTCGACCTTCTACCAGAGCAGCCTGGACCCGTTCGACGAGCCCAACGTCGACCTCTCGAGCGTGCGGCTGCTGGCCAAGGTGCCCACGATCGCCGCCTATGCCTACAAGAAGTCGATCGGCCAGCCGCTGCTCTACCCGGACAACGCGCTGGGGCTGGTGGAGAACTTCCTGCGCCTGACCTTCGGCCTGCCCGCCGAGACCTACCAGGTCGACCCGGAGGTGGCCCGGGCGCTGGACATGCTGTTCATCCTGCACGCCGATCACGAGCAGAACTGCTCGACCTCGACGGTGCGGATGGTCGGCTCGGCGCAGGCGAACCTGTTCGCCTCGATCTCGGCCGGCATCAACGCGTTGTTCGGTCCGCGACACGGCGGTGCGAACGCCGCGGTGCTCACGATGCTCGAGTCGATCCGCGACGACCACGGCAACCCCGACGCGTTCGTCACCAAGGTGAAGAACAAGGAGCCGGGCGTCCGGCTGATGGGGTTCGGGCACCGGGTCTACAGGAACTACGACCCGCGCGCGGCGATCGTCCGCGACGCCGCCCGCGGCATCATCGACAGGCTCGGCGGCGGCGACGAGCTGCTCGACATCGCCCAGCGGCTCGAGGAGATCGCGCTCGGCGACGACTACTTCATCGAGCGCAAGCTCTACCCGAACGTCGACTTCTACACCGGCCTGATCTACAAGGCGATGGGTTTCCCGACCGAGATGTTCCCCGTGCTGTTCGCCATCGGCCGGCTGCCCGGTTGGATCGCGCACTGGCGCGAGATGATCGATGACCCGGACACCCGCATCGCCCGTCCGCGCCAGCTCTACACCGGGCCGCCCCAGCGGGACTTCGTCTCGGTCGGTGACCGCTGA
- a CDS encoding BTAD domain-containing putative transcriptional regulator, whose amino-acid sequence MDVTVEADGLRQRLEFTTGTTAAELIAAVARCVALQDVSVDEPSIEDLVRTLYALSRPPRGAPSRPPPCLWLVRGCGVQGPAGGCKAREAGRLIEVRVLGPVDVVLDGQVRSVGRAGERALLALLALRAGQVVSAGRLIDDLWGAELPDDPGNALQTRVSKLRRVLAAAGAADVVTTRAPGYLLAVGPDRVDALRVAELVERARREPGPRRAEQLYTEALGLWRGEPLDEFSGSGWAELEQARLAELRLTAIEERAQLRLAAGRGAEVLAELEPLVAAHPLRERLRGRQMTALYQAGRQAEALEVYADLRRSLADQLGLDPSPELEAVRDAVLRQNPDLAAPPAPAPRPTASLPARLTAVLGRDEELERVTTLCQARRLVTLTGPGGAGKTTLATEAARAVADRFRDGVALVELAGVEDPARAPAAVLDALGLAGDAAVDPVERLTAALHGSHLLLVVDNCEHVVDACAALVERLLAGCPSLHVLASSREPLAVPGEVQLPVRPLPVPPAGASADELAANDAIRLFAERAWSVNPAFVLDGSTIGTVAEICRRLDGLPLALELAAARVAVLPVEQIAERLSDRFALLTAGPRTAAARHRTLQATLDWSHALLDADEQVLFRRLAVFRGGWTLEQAEAACAGAPLRAGTVLDVLGRLVARSLVVGAHGGDGRFRMLETVRAYAGRLLDAAGERAAVGRRHAEAVLALAESAAPQLRSCGQHIALARLRAERDNIDAALAWALEHATDAPDVGLRLVGALGWWWYFGRHDEGRRFVDAVLGVTVGGSPAARAVAHQAASLVWRPGACVVHPSARCAQEAAASLAAAEEAGAAEPAAYARVLLAVEGVGGADPEGAEQLLATAEEALRGTDDAWGLALAAFVRAEIGFRARTIPFGDAERLAEQAAAGFAQLGDGWGQSAVLGHLGTALRWAGRTADAVPVIERSAAIAAELGLLLTLQWMQADLAYCALLSGDPARALRLCAQAEDTARRLGTGPGAAFAALARAIVARRRGELAAARDTLAAAADQLVAAGISGLAATLLTQLGHVLEISGDLAAAETAHRRALELGGPIARPAALEGLACVAAAGGDGLEAARMLAAAAAERDRTQRPADAVEQADADRACAGATALLGEEAFARALAQGRAIDADPVASGR is encoded by the coding sequence GTGGATGTGACCGTCGAGGCGGACGGGCTGCGCCAGCGGCTGGAGTTCACGACGGGCACGACGGCGGCCGAACTGATCGCGGCCGTGGCCCGGTGCGTGGCACTGCAGGACGTGTCGGTGGACGAGCCCTCCATCGAGGACCTCGTCCGCACCCTCTACGCGCTGAGCCGTCCGCCACGGGGTGCGCCTTCGCGGCCACCGCCGTGCCTATGGTTGGTCCGAGGTTGTGGCGTTCAGGGACCGGCCGGTGGCTGCAAGGCGCGAGAGGCAGGGCGTTTGATCGAGGTGCGGGTCCTCGGCCCGGTCGACGTGGTGCTGGACGGGCAGGTCCGCAGCGTCGGCCGCGCCGGTGAGCGGGCCCTGCTGGCCCTGCTGGCGCTGCGGGCCGGGCAGGTGGTGTCGGCGGGGCGGCTGATCGACGACCTGTGGGGCGCCGAGCTTCCGGACGACCCTGGCAACGCACTGCAGACACGGGTGTCGAAGCTGCGGCGGGTGCTCGCGGCGGCGGGCGCCGCCGATGTCGTGACGACCCGCGCCCCGGGCTACCTGCTCGCGGTCGGGCCGGACCGCGTGGACGCGCTGCGGGTCGCGGAGCTGGTGGAGCGGGCCCGGCGGGAGCCCGGCCCGCGCCGGGCCGAGCAGCTCTACACCGAGGCGCTCGGACTGTGGCGCGGTGAGCCGCTGGACGAGTTCTCCGGCAGCGGTTGGGCCGAGCTCGAGCAGGCCCGGCTGGCCGAGCTGCGACTGACTGCGATCGAGGAGCGTGCGCAGCTGCGGCTGGCCGCCGGTCGCGGCGCCGAGGTGCTCGCCGAGCTGGAGCCGCTGGTGGCCGCGCACCCGCTGCGCGAGCGGTTGCGCGGCCGGCAGATGACCGCGCTGTACCAGGCGGGGCGGCAGGCCGAGGCGCTGGAGGTGTACGCCGATCTCCGCCGATCACTGGCCGATCAGCTCGGGCTGGACCCGTCGCCGGAGCTGGAGGCGGTGCGCGACGCGGTCCTTCGCCAGAATCCCGACCTCGCCGCGCCGCCCGCCCCGGCGCCCCGCCCCACGGCGTCGCTGCCCGCGCGGCTGACCGCGGTGCTCGGGCGCGACGAGGAGCTGGAGCGGGTGACGACGCTGTGCCAGGCGCGGCGGCTGGTCACCCTGACCGGGCCGGGTGGCGCAGGGAAGACGACGCTCGCCACCGAGGCGGCCCGCGCGGTGGCCGACCGGTTCCGCGACGGGGTCGCGCTGGTGGAGCTGGCCGGTGTGGAGGACCCGGCCCGGGCCCCGGCCGCGGTGCTCGACGCGCTCGGGCTGGCCGGCGACGCCGCGGTCGACCCGGTCGAGCGGCTCACCGCCGCCCTGCACGGCAGCCACCTGCTCCTGGTCGTGGACAACTGCGAGCACGTCGTCGACGCGTGCGCCGCGTTGGTCGAGCGGCTGCTCGCAGGGTGCCCGTCGCTGCACGTGCTGGCCAGCAGCCGCGAACCCCTGGCGGTGCCCGGGGAGGTGCAGCTCCCGGTGCGACCGCTGCCCGTCCCGCCGGCCGGGGCGAGCGCGGACGAGCTGGCCGCCAACGACGCGATCCGGCTGTTCGCCGAGCGGGCGTGGTCGGTGAACCCGGCGTTCGTGCTCGACGGGTCCACGATCGGCACGGTCGCGGAGATCTGCCGCCGGCTCGACGGGCTGCCGCTGGCGCTGGAGCTCGCCGCGGCCCGGGTCGCGGTCCTGCCGGTCGAGCAGATCGCCGAGCGCCTGTCGGACCGGTTCGCGCTGCTCACCGCCGGGCCGCGCACGGCGGCCGCGCGGCACCGCACGCTGCAGGCGACCCTCGACTGGAGCCACGCCCTGCTCGACGCCGACGAGCAGGTCCTGTTCCGGCGCCTGGCGGTGTTCCGCGGGGGCTGGACCCTGGAGCAGGCGGAGGCCGCGTGCGCCGGGGCGCCGCTGCGCGCCGGCACGGTGCTGGACGTGCTCGGCCGGCTGGTGGCCCGGTCGCTGGTGGTCGGCGCACACGGCGGCGACGGCCGGTTCCGCATGCTGGAAACCGTGCGTGCCTACGCCGGGCGGCTCCTCGACGCCGCCGGCGAGCGCGCCGCGGTCGGCCGCCGGCACGCCGAGGCGGTGCTGGCCCTCGCCGAGTCCGCCGCCCCGCAGCTGCGCAGCTGCGGCCAGCACATTGCGCTGGCGCGGCTGCGCGCGGAGCGCGACAACATCGATGCGGCGCTGGCGTGGGCGCTCGAGCATGCCACCGACGCACCGGACGTGGGCCTGCGGCTGGTGGGGGCCCTGGGCTGGTGGTGGTACTTCGGCCGCCACGACGAGGGCCGCCGCTTCGTCGACGCCGTCTTGGGCGTGACGGTCGGCGGGTCGCCCGCGGCCCGCGCCGTTGCCCACCAGGCGGCCTCGCTGGTGTGGCGGCCCGGTGCGTGCGTGGTGCACCCCAGCGCCCGTTGCGCGCAGGAGGCGGCCGCGAGCCTGGCCGCCGCCGAGGAGGCGGGCGCCGCGGAGCCGGCGGCCTACGCGCGCGTCCTGCTGGCCGTCGAAGGCGTCGGCGGGGCCGACCCGGAGGGGGCCGAGCAGCTGCTCGCCACCGCGGAGGAGGCGCTGCGCGGCACCGACGACGCGTGGGGGCTGGCGCTGGCCGCGTTCGTCCGGGCCGAGATCGGGTTCCGGGCGCGGACCATCCCGTTCGGCGACGCCGAGCGGCTGGCCGAGCAGGCGGCGGCCGGCTTCGCGCAGCTCGGCGACGGGTGGGGCCAGTCCGCGGTGCTGGGCCACCTCGGTACGGCACTGCGGTGGGCCGGGCGGACTGCCGATGCCGTGCCGGTGATCGAGCGCTCCGCCGCGATCGCCGCCGAGCTCGGGTTGCTGCTGACCCTGCAGTGGATGCAGGCCGACCTGGCCTACTGCGCGCTGCTGTCCGGCGACCCGGCCCGCGCCCTGCGCCTGTGCGCGCAGGCCGAGGACACCGCGCGGCGGCTCGGCACCGGCCCTGGCGCGGCGTTCGCCGCCCTCGCGCGCGCCATCGTGGCCCGCCGCCGCGGCGAGCTGGCCGCCGCCCGGGACACACTCGCCGCCGCCGCCGACCAGCTGGTCGCCGCGGGGATCAGCGGCCTGGCGGCCACGCTGCTCACCCAGCTCGGTCACGTGCTCGAGATCTCCGGCGATCTCGCCGCCGCGGAGACCGCCCACCGGCGCGCGCTGGAACTCGGCGGCCCGATCGCCCGGCCCGCCGCGCTGGAGGGACTGGCCTGCGTCGCGGCCGCCGGCGGCGACGGGCTCGAGGCGGCCCGGATGCTCGCCGCGGCCGCCGCCGAGCGGGACCGCACCCAGCGGCCCGCCGACGCCGTCGAGCAGGCCGACGCCGACCGCGCCTGCGCCGGCGCGACGGCGCTGCTCGGCGAGGAGGCCTTCGCGAGGGCCCTCGCGCAGGGACGCGCCATCGACGCTGATCCGGTGGCCTCCGGGAGGTGA
- a CDS encoding acyl carrier protein has translation MATGATGFSDVFYDLVSVQHHALKAGHDYGQYVRDAENGGYGEIAEFFEQVMKEDSQRASTCHRFLTELSGKQDAGPAAS, from the coding sequence ATGGCAACCGGCGCGACCGGCTTCAGTGACGTCTTCTACGACCTGGTCTCGGTGCAGCACCACGCGCTCAAGGCCGGTCACGACTACGGCCAGTACGTGCGGGACGCCGAGAACGGCGGTTACGGCGAGATCGCCGAGTTCTTCGAGCAGGTGATGAAGGAGGATTCGCAGCGGGCCTCGACGTGTCATCGGTTCCTGACCGAGCTGTCCGGCAAACAGGACGCCGGCCCGGCAGCGAGCTGA
- a CDS encoding heavy-metal-associated domain-containing protein, whose protein sequence is MGELQLRVPGMTCEHCVRAISSSVGDVAGVTAVQVDLATTTVHVSGAAAPEQVRAAIADAGYQVAP, encoded by the coding sequence GTGGGAGAACTGCAGCTGCGGGTGCCGGGCATGACCTGCGAGCACTGCGTCCGCGCCATCTCGAGCAGCGTCGGCGACGTCGCCGGGGTCACCGCCGTCCAGGTCGACCTGGCCACCACGACCGTCCACGTGTCCGGCGCGGCGGCACCCGAGCAGGTGCGCGCCGCCATCGCCGACGCCGGCTACCAGGTCGCGCCGTGA
- a CDS encoding allophanate hydrolase-related protein has translation MSVSVAFLPAEPPELELGVVKLADSSAALAVLLRATVHAAGESLRDISAVASWRAHREQQ, from the coding sequence GTGAGTGTGAGCGTCGCGTTCCTCCCCGCCGAGCCACCCGAGCTGGAGCTGGGCGTGGTAAAGCTGGCGGACTCTTCCGCGGCGCTGGCCGTCCTCCTGCGCGCGACGGTGCACGCGGCAGGCGAATCGTTGCGCGACATCTCGGCCGTCGCATCCTGGCGGGCCCACCGGGAGCAGCAGTGA
- a CDS encoding cupin domain-containing protein: MQKADLDAVSPDVHGLISKQTAELDGVSVTRVRFDVGARWSNDLKDYAGTHSCELPHVALVLSGRLHVVMDDGSEDEFGPNQVMLLPPGHDAWTVGDEPCVFAEFSRGNDYYS; encoded by the coding sequence ATGCAGAAGGCCGACCTGGACGCCGTGTCGCCCGACGTCCACGGCCTGATCAGCAAACAGACCGCTGAACTCGACGGCGTCTCCGTCACCCGAGTGCGCTTCGACGTCGGAGCCCGGTGGTCGAACGACCTCAAGGACTACGCAGGAACGCACAGCTGCGAGCTACCGCACGTCGCGCTCGTGCTCAGCGGACGCCTGCACGTCGTGATGGACGACGGTAGCGAGGACGAGTTCGGCCCGAACCAGGTGATGCTCCTGCCCCCCGGTCACGATGCCTGGACCGTCGGCGACGAGCCCTGTGTCTTCGCGGAGTTCTCCCGGGGCAACGACTACTACAGCTGA
- a CDS encoding alpha/beta fold hydrolase, giving the protein MNLADHAGVRLTHGKPKVNGVEIHYAIGGAGEPVFLLHGVPKTMSYWRHVVPLLTPHYTVIAVDNRGFGGSQRPLTGYDTATMAGDVAELATHLGFDQFRVAGEDWGAAIAYAVAAFHRPRVQQLVFQETLLPGLPAGEHDPSLAADDGRTGWHFSFFSLPNLPELLLAGRERPFWTYYARRQMWDPSALAEEDIDEMVHSAEQPGGTRAILEMYRARQTDAEQNRPHYADPISCPVLAVGAQAYLGDEVSKQLAQVARDVRGAVIPASGHNIALENPAALAQAYLDFFAGG; this is encoded by the coding sequence ATGAACCTCGCTGACCACGCCGGAGTCCGGCTCACACACGGCAAGCCCAAGGTCAACGGCGTGGAGATCCACTACGCGATCGGCGGCGCCGGCGAGCCGGTGTTCTTGCTGCACGGCGTGCCGAAGACCATGTCGTACTGGCGCCACGTCGTGCCGTTACTGACCCCGCACTACACCGTCATCGCGGTCGACAACCGAGGCTTCGGCGGCTCCCAGCGCCCCCTGACCGGCTACGACACCGCCACGATGGCCGGTGACGTCGCCGAACTGGCCACCCACCTGGGCTTCGACCAGTTCCGCGTCGCCGGCGAGGACTGGGGCGCGGCCATCGCCTACGCCGTCGCCGCCTTCCACCGGCCCCGGGTGCAGCAACTGGTGTTCCAGGAAACGCTCCTACCAGGATTGCCAGCCGGCGAACACGACCCCTCGCTCGCCGCCGACGACGGCCGGACCGGCTGGCACTTCAGCTTCTTCAGCCTGCCGAACCTGCCCGAGCTGCTGCTGGCCGGGCGGGAACGGCCGTTCTGGACGTACTACGCCAGACGCCAGATGTGGGACCCCAGCGCGCTGGCCGAGGAGGACATCGACGAAATGGTGCACTCGGCCGAGCAGCCGGGCGGCACCAGGGCCATCTTGGAGATGTACCGCGCCCGCCAGACCGACGCCGAACAGAACCGCCCGCATTACGCCGACCCGATCAGCTGCCCGGTCCTGGCCGTCGGCGCGCAGGCCTACCTCGGGGACGAAGTATCCAAACAGCTCGCGCAAGTGGCCCGCGACGTCCGCGGCGCCGTCATCCCCGCGTCCGGTCACAACATCGCGCTGGAGAACCCGGCCGCCCTGGCCCAGGCCTACCTCGACTTCTTCGCAGGCGGCTGA
- a CDS encoding class I SAM-dependent methyltransferase, producing MSVDEGKLNELLGSFVADLGGAYHAISAVIGDRLGLYRALLATMPASAAEVAEEAGVGERYALEWLRGQAAGGYITYDAATERFSLTEEQAFALAAPEGLQLAAAFHIPVAVGKNVERLTETIRTDGGFGWHEHDPAMFEGVERFFRPGYVANLVSSWIPALDGVAQKLDRGANVADVGCGHGASTLLLGASYPRSQVTGFDYHAPSIEQARKRAADTGLAGRVSFQVAAAADFPGTDYDLVAIFDALHDMPDPLGAARHVREALKADGTLLLVEPFANDTFEDNMTPVGRLYYGASIVICCPHSMTEEPRAALGAQAGEARLTEILNEAGFTRVRRATETPFNLILEACP from the coding sequence ATGAGCGTCGACGAGGGCAAGCTGAACGAGTTGCTGGGCAGCTTTGTCGCGGACCTGGGCGGGGCCTATCACGCGATCAGCGCGGTGATCGGGGATCGGCTGGGCCTGTACCGCGCGTTGCTTGCGACCATGCCGGCGAGTGCAGCTGAGGTCGCAGAGGAGGCCGGGGTCGGCGAGCGGTATGCGCTGGAGTGGCTCCGGGGCCAGGCGGCCGGCGGCTACATCACGTACGACGCCGCCACGGAGCGCTTCTCCCTGACCGAGGAGCAGGCGTTCGCGCTCGCGGCGCCTGAGGGACTTCAGCTCGCTGCGGCGTTCCACATCCCGGTCGCCGTCGGGAAGAACGTCGAACGCCTCACGGAGACCATCCGGACGGACGGCGGATTCGGGTGGCACGAGCACGACCCGGCGATGTTCGAGGGCGTCGAGCGCTTCTTCCGACCGGGGTACGTCGCCAATCTCGTCTCCTCCTGGATACCCGCGCTCGACGGAGTGGCCCAGAAACTCGACCGCGGGGCGAACGTCGCCGACGTAGGGTGCGGGCACGGCGCGTCAACGCTGCTGCTGGGTGCGTCCTACCCGAGGTCACAGGTCACGGGGTTCGACTACCACGCCCCATCGATCGAGCAGGCACGCAAGCGCGCGGCCGACACGGGCCTCGCGGGGCGGGTGTCGTTCCAGGTTGCGGCGGCCGCGGACTTCCCCGGCACGGACTACGACCTCGTCGCGATCTTCGACGCGTTGCACGACATGCCCGATCCGCTCGGTGCCGCCCGGCACGTCCGCGAGGCGCTCAAGGCGGACGGGACTCTCCTGCTCGTCGAGCCTTTCGCCAACGACACGTTCGAGGACAACATGACTCCGGTCGGTCGGCTCTACTACGGGGCGTCGATCGTGATCTGTTGCCCCCACTCGATGACCGAGGAGCCACGCGCTGCCCTCGGCGCGCAGGCCGGCGAGGCGCGGCTGACCGAGATCCTCAACGAGGCTGGTTTCACCCGCGTCCGACGGGCCACGGAGACGCCGTTCAACCTGATACTGGAGGCCTGCCCGTAG
- the amrB gene encoding AmmeMemoRadiSam system protein B gives MAVRPAAVADRFYPADPAVLASRVDGLLADARPTGRRPAALIAPHAGYRYSGAVAGSAYAQLAACRADVTRVVVLGPAHYVPLTGSAVPSVDAFATPLGPVPIDPWARQTAAELPGVTVDDRPHAAEHAIETQLPFLIRTLGPDIPMLPVLVGATEPATVARLLAALLTEPETVAVVSTDLSHYLDQPTARERDTRTATAILARDTPAITSDAACGCQALRGLLRHAAECDMHVELLRLATSADAGADPARVVGYGAFMLTP, from the coding sequence ATGGCGGTCCGCCCGGCCGCTGTCGCCGACCGGTTCTATCCGGCCGACCCGGCGGTATTGGCCAGTCGGGTGGACGGCCTGCTGGCCGACGCCCGACCGACCGGCCGACGCCCGGCCGCCCTGATCGCCCCGCACGCCGGCTACCGTTACTCCGGCGCGGTCGCCGGCAGCGCCTACGCTCAGCTCGCCGCCTGCCGCGCGGACGTGACCCGGGTCGTCGTGCTGGGCCCCGCGCACTACGTGCCCCTGACCGGGAGTGCGGTGCCGAGCGTCGACGCCTTCGCTACCCCGCTCGGCCCGGTCCCGATCGACCCCTGGGCCCGGCAGACCGCCGCCGAGCTGCCCGGCGTGACCGTCGATGACCGCCCGCACGCGGCCGAGCACGCCATCGAGACCCAACTGCCGTTCCTGATCCGCACGCTCGGACCCGACATCCCGATGCTGCCCGTCCTCGTCGGCGCCACCGAACCCGCCACCGTCGCCCGGCTGCTGGCCGCGCTGCTGACCGAACCCGAGACCGTGGCCGTCGTTTCCACCGACCTCAGCCACTACCTCGACCAGCCAACAGCCCGCGAGCGCGACACCCGCACCGCCACCGCCATCCTCGCCCGCGACACCCCGGCCATCACCTCCGACGCCGCTTGCGGCTGTCAGGCCCTCCGCGGCCTGCTGCGCCACGCCGCCGAATGCGACATGCACGTCGAACTCCTGCGCCTGGCCACCTCCGCCGACGCCGGGGCCGACCCAGCCCGGGTCGTCGGCTACGGCGCCTTCATGCTCACCCCGTAA